Proteins co-encoded in one Corylus avellana chromosome ca9, CavTom2PMs-1.0 genomic window:
- the LOC132191284 gene encoding uncharacterized protein LOC132191284 translates to MPLIRTLQQDLHTLLEKEDVHWRQRAKADWVKLGDRNTKFFHASANQRCRNDFIHKITDEEGQTLEEPEAIALERQITLAMNKELLKEFTMDEVSQALNQMAP, encoded by the exons ATGCCCCTTATCCGAACATTACAGCAGGACCTACATACCCTGTTGGAGAAGGAAGATGTCCACTGGAGGCAACGAGCAAAAGCAGATTGGGTGAAGCTTGGGGACCGCAACACCAAATTTTTTCATGCTAGTGCGAACCAACGATGCCGGAAcgattttattcataaaattacTGATGAGGAGGGGCAGACTTTGGAAGAGCCGGAAGCAATAG CTTTGGAAAGGCAAATTACTCTAGCTATGAACAAGGAGTTATTGAAGGAATTCACAATGGATGAAGTAAGTCAGGCTTTGAACCAGATGGCCCCCTAG